One stretch of Astatotilapia calliptera chromosome 3, fAstCal1.2, whole genome shotgun sequence DNA includes these proteins:
- the LOC113011886 gene encoding immunoglobulin kappa light chain-like isoform X2 produces MCFFLGVIAQKNNLHLSSSVHEEARFISAKSGDRVTLHCYYEHNVAAIFYWYKQTLGEKPKLISTFYKSETNFVKFHGPFNNTTRFRLDNGNGKKHLIISDLSVSDSATYYCIRSYFYTSTFLETIIVSVNDSDLNVQALVHQSASETIQPGGSVSLHCMVHTMLSCDGEHSVYWFKDSEDSQPGLIYTHGVRNGHCERKDNKSTHTCVYNLRMESLNVSHTGIYYCAVASCGHILFGNGTKLDFGGFTIRRDSAALMYFLSAALTLTTIISVSSTFLVYKMKKRNNCQSRDSNANDSVNLESTQEDNLHYAALRKIRTKEARRQRSNTEDTCVYSSIK; encoded by the exons CATTTATCCTCCTCTGTTCATGAAGAAGCACGTTTTATATCAGCTAAATCTGGAGACAGAGTGACTTTACATTGTTACTATGAACATAATGTTGCTGCAATTTTTTACTGGTACAAACAAACTTTAGGAGAGAAACCAAAACTCATTTCTACCTTCTATAAGTCAGAAACCAACTTTGTAAAATTTCATGGTCCATTCAACAATACTACACGCTTCAGACTAGataatggaaatggaaaaaaacacttgATTATCTCAGACTTAAGTGTTTCAGACTCAGCAACTTACTACTGTATACGTTCCTATTTCTACACATCAACATTCTTAGAGACCATTATTGTCAGTGTCAATGATTCAGATTTAAACGTACAAGCTTTAGTTCATCAGTCAGCATCTGAGACCATCCAGCCAGGAGGCTCTGTAAGTCTGCACTGTATGGTTCACACTATgctgagctgtgatggagaacaCAGTGTTTACTGGTTCAAAGACTCTGAAGACTCTCAGCCAGGACTCATTTACACCCATGGAGTCAGGAATGGTCATTGTGAGAGGAAAGACAACAAAAGTACACACACCTGTGTCTATAACTTGAGAATGGAGAGCCTGAATGTGTCTCACACTGGGATCTACTACTGTGCTGTTGCCTCATGTGGACACATACTGTTTGGAAACGGGACCAAGCTGGACTTTGGGG GATTTACAATTCGGCGAGATTCTGCTGCCCTGATGTATTTCTTAAGCGCAGCTTTAACACTCACCACCATCATCAGCGTCTCATCAACTTTTTTAGTGTATAAGATGAAAAAGAGGAACAACTGCCAATCCAGAG ACTCAAACGCAAATGATTCTGTAAATTTAGAG AGCACCCAAGAGGACAACCTTCATTATGCTGCTTTGAGAAAAATTAGGACGAAAGAAGCAAGAAGACAGAGAAGCAACACAGAGGATACATGTGTGTACTCCAGTATAAAGTAA
- the LOC113011886 gene encoding immunoglobulin kappa light chain-like isoform X1 — MCICFVFHFTTAQKNNLHLSSSVHEEARFISAKSGDRVTLHCYYEHNVAAIFYWYKQTLGEKPKLISTFYKSETNFVKFHGPFNNTTRFRLDNGNGKKHLIISDLSVSDSATYYCIRSYFYTSTFLETIIVSVNDSDLNVQALVHQSASETIQPGGSVSLHCMVHTMLSCDGEHSVYWFKDSEDSQPGLIYTHGVRNGHCERKDNKSTHTCVYNLRMESLNVSHTGIYYCAVASCGHILFGNGTKLDFGGFTIRRDSAALMYFLSAALTLTTIISVSSTFLVYKMKKRNNCQSRDSNANDSVNLESTQEDNLHYAALRKIRTKEARRQRSNTEDTCVYSSIK, encoded by the exons CATTTATCCTCCTCTGTTCATGAAGAAGCACGTTTTATATCAGCTAAATCTGGAGACAGAGTGACTTTACATTGTTACTATGAACATAATGTTGCTGCAATTTTTTACTGGTACAAACAAACTTTAGGAGAGAAACCAAAACTCATTTCTACCTTCTATAAGTCAGAAACCAACTTTGTAAAATTTCATGGTCCATTCAACAATACTACACGCTTCAGACTAGataatggaaatggaaaaaaacacttgATTATCTCAGACTTAAGTGTTTCAGACTCAGCAACTTACTACTGTATACGTTCCTATTTCTACACATCAACATTCTTAGAGACCATTATTGTCAGTGTCAATGATTCAGATTTAAACGTACAAGCTTTAGTTCATCAGTCAGCATCTGAGACCATCCAGCCAGGAGGCTCTGTAAGTCTGCACTGTATGGTTCACACTATgctgagctgtgatggagaacaCAGTGTTTACTGGTTCAAAGACTCTGAAGACTCTCAGCCAGGACTCATTTACACCCATGGAGTCAGGAATGGTCATTGTGAGAGGAAAGACAACAAAAGTACACACACCTGTGTCTATAACTTGAGAATGGAGAGCCTGAATGTGTCTCACACTGGGATCTACTACTGTGCTGTTGCCTCATGTGGACACATACTGTTTGGAAACGGGACCAAGCTGGACTTTGGGG GATTTACAATTCGGCGAGATTCTGCTGCCCTGATGTATTTCTTAAGCGCAGCTTTAACACTCACCACCATCATCAGCGTCTCATCAACTTTTTTAGTGTATAAGATGAAAAAGAGGAACAACTGCCAATCCAGAG ACTCAAACGCAAATGATTCTGTAAATTTAGAG AGCACCCAAGAGGACAACCTTCATTATGCTGCTTTGAGAAAAATTAGGACGAAAGAAGCAAGAAGACAGAGAAGCAACACAGAGGATACATGTGTGTACTCCAGTATAAAGTAA